In the Loxodonta africana isolate mLoxAfr1 chromosome 1, mLoxAfr1.hap2, whole genome shotgun sequence genome, one interval contains:
- the LOC100666521 gene encoding olfactory receptor 2G3-like → MERANDSTFSRFILLGFSGRPQLESVLFVVILIIYLLSFLGNSTIILLSILEPRLHTPMYFFLSNLSFMDLCLTICTVPQTLVNIKGKEKTITYGGCVTQLFLSVSLGGVECILLSVMAYDRYAAVCRPLHYMVIMHPELCLQLVATAWLTGFGTSVVQTALTMTLPFCGKNQVHHFLCELPVMLKLACTNTSINEAEVFAVGVLFLVVPLSLILVSYGHITHAVLMIKSVQGRWKAFGTCSSHILVVIIFFGTLISMYLQPPSSYSQDVNKSITLFYSLVTPLLNPLIYTLRNKEGKGALRRLLNGRLKS, encoded by the exons ATGGAAAGAGCTAATGACAGCACCTTCTCCAGATTCATTCTCCTTGGCTTCTCTGGCAGACCCCAACTGGAATCAGTTCTTTTTGTGGTTATCCTAATCATCTACTTGTTGAGCTTTCTAGGCAATAGCACCATTATCCTTTTGTCAATTTTGGAACCCCGTCTCCATacccctatgtatttcttcctctccAACTTGTCTTTTATGGATCTTTGTTTGACTATTTGTACTGTCCCTCAGACACTGGTCAACATCAAAGGGAAGGAGAAGACCATCACCTATGGTGGCTGTGTCACACAGCTCTTTCTTTCCGTGAGCCTGGGGGGAGTGGAATGTATCCTTCTGTCtgtcatggcctatgaccgttatGCAGCTGTCTGCCGCCCACTTCACTACATGGTGATCATGCATCCCGAGCTTTGCTTGCAATTGGTTGCAACTGCTTGGCTTACAGGCTTTGGCACTTCTGTGGTACAGACGGCATTGACCATGACTCTCCCTTTCTGTGGTAAAAACCAGGTGCACCATTTCCTCTGTGAACTTCCAGTGATGTTGAAACTGGCCTGCACCAACACCTCCATCAATGAGGCTGAAGTCTTTGCTGTCGGTGTCCTCTTCCTGGTGGTGCCTCTCTCACTCATCTTAGTGTCCTATGGTCACATTACCCATGCAGTCCTGATGATAAAGTCAGTGCAGGGGAGATGGAAAGCTTTTGGAACCTGCAGTTCTCATATCCTGGTGGTGATCATTTTCTTTGGCACGCTCATCTCCATGTACCTCCAGCCTCCCTCCAGTTACTCACAGGATGTGAACAAAAGCATCACACTCTTCTATTCTCTGGTGACTCCCCTGCTGAATCCCCTGATTTACACTCTGAGGAACAAGGAAGGCAAAGGGGCACTAAGGAGATTA CTGAATGGGAGGCTGAAGAGCTAG